The Calditerrivibrio nitroreducens DSM 19672 genome window below encodes:
- the hisA gene encoding 1-(5-phosphoribosyl)-5-[(5-phosphoribosylamino)methylideneamino]imidazole-4-carboxamide isomerase, translating to MLLIPAIDLLGGKVVRLEKGDMDKFKVYSENPLDVAKQFEDMGIKRVHIVDLDGAKKGEAVNYTIIENIVRHTSLSVDVGGGIRNMKRCEDYFNLGVDYIVLGTAVVKDVDFTKEALQKYPERVILGLDARDGYIATDGWYEKSSLTAIDVIDSYQTYGVAAIIYTDISRDGMLAGINVKATVDLANRSPFPVIASGGLKGEEDIWELKRYNIFGCIIGKAFYEGKIDLKTILRKI from the coding sequence ATGCTGTTAATTCCGGCAATAGACTTATTGGGCGGAAAAGTTGTCAGGCTTGAAAAAGGGGATATGGATAAGTTTAAGGTCTATTCCGAAAACCCTCTGGATGTGGCAAAGCAATTTGAAGATATGGGGATAAAAAGAGTTCACATTGTGGATCTGGATGGGGCTAAAAAAGGGGAGGCGGTAAATTATACCATCATCGAAAATATCGTAAGACATACCAGCCTATCCGTGGATGTAGGTGGTGGTATCAGGAATATGAAGAGGTGTGAGGATTATTTTAACCTTGGTGTTGATTATATTGTTCTTGGTACAGCGGTTGTTAAGGATGTTGATTTTACTAAGGAAGCATTGCAAAAATATCCAGAAAGGGTTATTTTAGGTTTAGATGCGAGGGATGGTTATATAGCTACGGATGGTTGGTACGAAAAAAGTTCACTTACGGCTATAGATGTTATAGATAGCTATCAAACATATGGTGTGGCGGCTATTATTTATACAGATATAAGCAGGGACGGTATGCTTGCGGGAATCAATGTGAAGGCCACAGTCGATCTTGCCAATAGATCCCCTTTCCCGGTGATAGCTTCCGGAGGGCTTAAAGGGGAGGAAGATATATGGGAGTTGAAGAGGTACAATATATTCGGTTGCATCA
- the hisH gene encoding imidazole glycerol phosphate synthase subunit HisH — MIGIVDYGMGNLRSVYNAFKKLGIDAKIVFDEKEIKGLDRLVLPGVGAFGDCMKGLIDRKLIDSVRSFIDSGKPFLGICVGMQLLFEKSLEFGEQIGLGYFNGTVKRFPEKDRFKIPHMGWNRVNILKRHPLIDGIENGTYLYFVHSYYAPVVEETILSCDYIDNFSAMVVRDNIAAVQFHPEKSQDIGLRILKNFGDWRCC, encoded by the coding sequence ATGATAGGTATCGTGGATTATGGGATGGGAAATTTGAGAAGTGTGTATAATGCCTTTAAGAAGCTTGGTATAGATGCAAAAATAGTTTTCGATGAAAAGGAGATAAAAGGCTTAGATAGACTTGTGTTACCGGGTGTAGGGGCGTTTGGTGATTGCATGAAAGGGCTTATCGATAGGAAGCTTATAGATTCGGTTAGATCCTTTATCGATTCAGGAAAGCCTTTTCTGGGGATTTGTGTTGGGATGCAGCTTCTTTTTGAAAAAAGTCTTGAGTTTGGTGAGCAGATCGGTCTTGGATATTTTAACGGAACGGTAAAGAGGTTTCCGGAGAAGGATAGGTTTAAGATTCCACATATGGGTTGGAATCGGGTCAATATTTTAAAGAGGCATCCTTTAATTGATGGTATTGAAAATGGCACCTATTTATACTTTGTGCATTCTTATTATGCCCCGGTAGTGGAGGAAACTATTTTGAGTTGTGATTATATCGATAATTTTTCTGCTATGGTTGTTAGGGATAACATTGCTGCGGTGCAGTTTCACCCTGAAAAAAGTCAGGATATTGGGCTTCGAATATTGAAAAATTTTGGAGATTGGAGATGCTGTTAA
- the hisB gene encoding imidazoleglycerol-phosphate dehydratase HisB — protein MGRKAEIIRVTNETEIKLSLSLDEDKEILISTGCGFLDHMLNLFAKHGDIGLKLKAKGDSHIDWHHTFEDIGIALGKGFYEALGDKKGIVRYGFFLLPMDETLVEVAVDFSGRSYLNYDVKYYAGKVGDVDVELFKEFFRAFADNAKCNLHIVKRYGENTHHIVEAIFKAVARGIRMAVEIKGDDIPSTKGVLE, from the coding sequence GTGGGTAGAAAAGCAGAGATAATAAGGGTTACCAATGAAACGGAGATTAAGCTTTCTTTATCCCTTGATGAGGATAAAGAGATTTTAATATCTACAGGTTGTGGTTTTCTTGACCATATGTTAAACCTTTTTGCAAAACATGGTGATATTGGCCTAAAATTAAAAGCTAAGGGTGATTCTCATATAGATTGGCATCACACATTTGAGGATATAGGGATTGCCCTTGGAAAAGGTTTTTATGAGGCATTGGGTGATAAAAAGGGTATAGTAAGATATGGTTTTTTTCTTCTCCCTATGGATGAAACACTTGTGGAGGTGGCTGTGGATTTCAGTGGCAGAAGTTATCTAAATTATGATGTGAAGTATTATGCGGGTAAGGTGGGGGATGTTGATGTGGAGCTTTTCAAAGAGTTTTTCAGAGCTTTTGCCGACAATGCGAAATGCAATCTACATATAGTAAAAAGGTATGGTGAAAACACCCATCATATTGTAGAGGCCATTTTCAAGGCTGTGGCAAGGGGGATTCGTATGGCTGTGGAGATAAAAGGGGATGATATCCCATCTACGAAAGGTGTGTTGGAATGA
- a CDS encoding protoglobin domain-containing protein has product MKYIKEVISNYSLTEKDIHNLIFMEKFMLEYADQFVDQFYEYMISKMPLPDSMSSDVIQKHQNLLKIWYKRFFEGKIDNKYLEYLVNIGNTHIKFNITQDMFNIMSNWTRQWFHEKIFQNVSDDIKRKELLFSMHKLMDINKDIISDAYYTTEIKKYSVFLSLRDFIISVSERIEFITQIIILSFLIFLTISAAVYFLFDIVVLMKMKPDFFIIKALSSLLMIWVLSELLYTEINIIKGAKFKISTFVGVALIAFVRDLLIMTLEHSGSIEKLLLIILSITVLGLVYWLVTITETKDKPRR; this is encoded by the coding sequence ATGAAATATATTAAAGAAGTTATAAGCAATTACTCACTGACGGAAAAGGATATTCATAATTTGATCTTTATGGAAAAATTCATGCTTGAGTATGCTGACCAGTTTGTGGATCAATTCTATGAGTACATGATTTCAAAGATGCCGCTTCCGGATTCTATGTCCTCTGATGTAATTCAAAAACATCAGAATCTGCTTAAGATCTGGTATAAAAGATTTTTTGAAGGGAAGATCGACAACAAATACTTAGAATATTTGGTAAATATCGGAAACACCCATATAAAATTCAATATAACCCAGGATATGTTTAATATAATGTCGAATTGGACAAGACAATGGTTCCATGAAAAGATTTTCCAGAATGTATCTGATGATATAAAAAGAAAAGAGCTCCTCTTTTCAATGCACAAATTAATGGATATAAACAAAGATATCATATCGGATGCTTACTATACCACAGAAATTAAAAAGTATTCAGTCTTTTTATCCCTAAGGGATTTTATCATATCAGTTAGCGAAAGAATTGAGTTCATTACCCAGATCATTATTTTATCGTTTCTAATTTTCTTAACAATATCAGCCGCAGTTTACTTCCTATTTGATATAGTGGTTCTTATGAAGATGAAGCCAGACTTTTTTATAATCAAGGCCCTCAGTTCACTTTTAATGATATGGGTTTTATCTGAACTTTTATACACAGAGATAAACATTATAAAAGGAGCAAAGTTTAAGATAAGTACCTTTGTGGGTGTTGCTCTGATAGCTTTTGTGAGGGATCTTTTGATTATGACTCTCGAACACAGTGGCAGTATAGAAAAATTGCTTTTGATTATACTATCTATTACCGTTTTAGGATTGGTATACTGGCTTGTGACCATCACAGAGACAAAAGATAAACCAAGGAGATAA
- the secA gene encoding preprotein translocase subunit SecA, with product MIGILKKIFGKDESEKYIKKITPIVQQINNLEPKISKLSDEELREKTDYFKILLAEGRSLDDILVEAFAVVREASRRTLDMRHFDVQLIGGYVLHKGAIAEMKTGEGKTLVATLALYLNALEGKGAHLVTVNDYLAKRDALWMGTIYLFLGLTVGVIQQNGSYLVEWDNKEKFTTKLVPCERVDAYAADITYGTNNEFGFDYLRDNMKYSLEDYCQKNLNFAIVDEVDSILIDEARTPLLISGPTESSVEIYYHIDKVVRNLSKDTDYTVNEKDKIVKLTYEGISKIEKIMNIENLYDAKNIDLLHYINNSLKAHNLFHKDVDYVVQNSQVVIVDEFTGRLMPGRRYSDGIHQAIEAKEGVKIESENQTLASITFQNFFRMYKKLAGMTGTAATEAQEFMEIYGLKVVPIPPNRPMIRVDHPDQIYKTAKEKYDAILKEIIEMHKKGRPVLVGTVSIDKSEYLSKLLSKKLVPHQVLNAKHHEKEASIIANAGAKGAVTIATNMAGRGTDIKIKEEVKNLGGLHIIGTERHESRRIDNQLRGRSGRQGDPGSSRFFLSLEDDLLRIFGSEKISFIMDKLGMKEGEPIEHPLINKAIENAQKKVEGLHFEIRKHLLEYDNVMNQQRQIVYGLRKSILSDEEIEQVIVEEIHNLADIMIEDYILSPETPDYDGLKMEIEKVFDITVDELPDANRKNTSPLKEKIISLALKKLDEKKELLGEHFAPVIRFVMINTLDSKWKEHLLTMDHLRDSVGLRGYGQKDPLIEYKKESFNIFTDMMRRIYYETTELVYHVQLKSEEDIELKEGKKQKMKEEKKDIFSDEPSEEKGTPIKRETPKIGRNDPCPCGSGKKYKKCCGSDGSTSDTEE from the coding sequence ATGATAGGAATTCTTAAAAAGATTTTTGGTAAAGATGAAAGTGAAAAATATATTAAAAAAATAACGCCAATAGTTCAACAGATAAATAATCTGGAACCAAAGATATCCAAACTTTCAGATGAAGAGCTCAGAGAGAAAACAGATTATTTCAAAATATTACTCGCAGAAGGGAGATCCCTTGATGATATTCTGGTGGAAGCCTTTGCGGTGGTGAGGGAAGCATCAAGGAGAACACTTGACATGAGGCATTTTGATGTACAGCTAATAGGTGGATATGTACTGCATAAAGGGGCAATTGCTGAGATGAAAACAGGGGAAGGTAAAACCCTTGTGGCTACCCTTGCCCTATACCTCAACGCCCTTGAAGGGAAAGGTGCCCACCTGGTGACCGTCAATGATTACCTGGCAAAACGTGATGCACTCTGGATGGGTACAATTTATCTTTTTCTGGGTCTTACGGTGGGTGTAATCCAGCAAAATGGAAGCTACCTTGTGGAATGGGACAACAAAGAAAAATTCACCACCAAGCTTGTCCCCTGTGAAAGGGTGGATGCCTACGCCGCAGATATCACATACGGTACAAACAATGAGTTTGGATTCGATTATCTTAGGGACAACATGAAATACAGTTTGGAGGACTACTGCCAAAAAAATCTTAATTTTGCCATCGTGGATGAGGTGGATAGTATCCTGATAGATGAAGCAAGAACACCTCTTCTAATAAGTGGTCCCACCGAAAGCTCTGTGGAGATATATTACCATATAGATAAAGTTGTGAGGAATCTCTCAAAAGATACAGATTATACTGTAAATGAAAAGGATAAGATAGTAAAGCTCACCTACGAAGGGATCAGTAAAATAGAGAAGATCATGAATATAGAAAACCTTTACGATGCAAAGAATATCGACCTATTGCATTATATCAATAATTCCCTCAAAGCCCACAACCTCTTTCACAAGGATGTGGATTATGTTGTGCAAAATTCTCAGGTGGTGATAGTGGATGAATTCACCGGGCGCTTGATGCCAGGAAGAAGGTATTCCGACGGTATCCATCAGGCTATCGAAGCAAAAGAAGGGGTAAAGATTGAAAGTGAAAATCAAACCCTTGCTTCGATTACATTCCAAAACTTTTTCAGGATGTACAAAAAACTTGCCGGTATGACTGGCACTGCCGCCACAGAAGCCCAGGAATTTATGGAGATCTACGGGCTAAAGGTTGTCCCTATACCCCCAAACCGACCTATGATAAGGGTTGATCATCCGGATCAGATCTATAAAACCGCCAAAGAAAAGTATGATGCCATATTAAAAGAGATCATAGAGATGCATAAAAAAGGGAGACCTGTTTTGGTTGGTACAGTATCGATAGACAAATCGGAGTATTTAAGTAAGCTACTGTCAAAAAAATTAGTCCCCCATCAGGTGCTAAATGCAAAACATCATGAAAAAGAAGCATCCATTATCGCAAACGCCGGAGCCAAAGGGGCTGTAACAATCGCCACAAATATGGCTGGAAGGGGAACCGACATTAAGATAAAAGAAGAAGTTAAAAACTTAGGAGGGCTTCATATCATTGGCACAGAAAGGCATGAATCCCGCAGAATCGACAATCAATTAAGAGGTAGATCAGGAAGGCAGGGGGATCCAGGTTCTTCAAGATTCTTTCTGAGCCTTGAAGATGATCTTTTAAGAATCTTTGGATCCGAAAAGATATCATTCATTATGGATAAATTGGGGATGAAAGAAGGGGAGCCGATAGAACACCCACTTATAAACAAAGCCATCGAAAATGCCCAGAAAAAGGTTGAAGGGTTGCATTTTGAAATAAGAAAGCACCTTTTAGAATACGACAACGTAATGAACCAACAGAGGCAGATAGTATATGGACTGAGAAAAAGTATATTATCAGACGAAGAGATTGAGCAGGTAATCGTGGAAGAGATTCACAACCTTGCGGATATAATGATAGAAGATTATATTTTATCCCCTGAAACCCCTGATTATGATGGATTAAAAATGGAAATCGAGAAAGTATTTGATATAACAGTAGATGAACTGCCTGATGCCAATCGCAAAAATACGTCCCCCCTGAAAGAAAAAATTATTTCATTAGCACTAAAAAAATTAGATGAAAAGAAAGAGCTATTAGGAGAACATTTCGCACCTGTAATCAGGTTTGTAATGATAAACACCCTTGATTCAAAATGGAAAGAGCATCTACTCACAATGGATCACTTACGGGATAGTGTAGGTCTCAGGGGTTATGGGCAAAAGGACCCACTCATAGAATACAAAAAAGAATCTTTCAACATCTTTACAGATATGATGAGGCGGATCTATTACGAGACAACAGAACTCGTTTACCATGTACAGCTGAAATCTGAAGAGGATATTGAGCTTAAAGAGGGAAAAAAACAAAAAATGAAAGAAGAAAAGAAAGATATATTCTCCGATGAACCATCAGAAGAGAAGGGAACCCCCATAAAAAGGGAGACTCCCAAAATAGGGAGAAACGACCCCTGCCCCTGTGGTAGCGGTAAAAAATACAAAAAATGCTGTGGAAGTGATGGTTCCACCTCGGATACTGAAGAGTGA
- the def gene encoding peptide deformylase — protein sequence MLLEILKYPDPRLRVKCKPVDKFDEELKKIVNDMAETMYNAPGVGLAAPQVGIDKRLFIIDISKEKNDLKVFINPTILKKEGEICDEEGCLSVPGEYANVTRAEVVEAVAQDINGNEFIIKADGLMARAIQHELDHLNGTLFLDRLPAFKRESVKKHIKRRQLAGEY from the coding sequence ATGTTGCTTGAGATTCTAAAATACCCGGATCCCAGGTTACGGGTAAAATGTAAACCTGTGGATAAGTTTGATGAGGAATTAAAAAAAATAGTAAATGATATGGCTGAGACAATGTACAATGCTCCTGGTGTAGGTCTTGCGGCTCCACAGGTGGGTATTGATAAGAGATTATTTATAATAGATATATCAAAAGAGAAAAATGATCTAAAGGTATTTATCAATCCAACCATTTTAAAAAAGGAAGGGGAAATATGTGATGAAGAAGGATGCTTAAGTGTACCCGGTGAATATGCAAATGTAACAAGGGCTGAAGTGGTGGAAGCTGTGGCGCAGGATATAAATGGTAATGAATTTATCATAAAGGCTGATGGCCTTATGGCAAGGGCTATCCAGCACGAACTTGATCATTTAAATGGTACATTGTTTTTAGATAGACTTCCAGCATTTAAAAGGGAATCTGTGAAAAAACATATAAAAAGAAGACAGCTTGCCGGAGAGTATTAA
- a CDS encoding class II SORL domain-containing protein, with protein sequence MPIAELVKSADFKSEKHVPVIECPNGLNKGEYSLIEVSVGKEIPHPNTTEHYIGWISLYFKPASGKPVYNLGRAEFLAHGESTEGANKGPAYTNPVACFKVKLEESGTLVAVSYCNIHGLWESQVDVNF encoded by the coding sequence ATGCCAATAGCAGAATTAGTAAAAAGTGCAGATTTTAAATCAGAAAAACATGTGCCAGTAATTGAGTGTCCCAACGGACTTAATAAGGGTGAGTATTCGTTAATCGAAGTAAGTGTAGGTAAAGAGATTCCCCATCCAAACACCACAGAACATTACATAGGTTGGATTAGCCTTTATTTCAAACCAGCAAGTGGGAAACCTGTGTATAATCTTGGTAGAGCAGAGTTCCTTGCCCACGGCGAATCGACAGAAGGTGCAAACAAAGGGCCAGCCTATACAAACCCAGTAGCCTGCTTCAAAGTAAAACTTGAAGAATCAGGTACTCTTGTGGCAGTGAGCTATTGCAATATCCACGGTCTCTGGGAAAGCCAGGTAGATGTAAACTTCTAA
- a CDS encoding GTPase domain-containing protein, producing the protein MNIAFFGETNAGKSTLIEALICGDGRTIGDGRKDFTRSVSTYNFSNNKIKLNDMPGIEGDESKVIHEI; encoded by the coding sequence TTGAATATTGCATTCTTTGGAGAAACAAATGCTGGAAAAAGCACTTTAATTGAAGCTCTAATATGTGGAGATGGACGAACTATAGGAGATGGAAGAAAGGATTTTACAAGAAGTGTTTCCACATATAATTTTTCAAATAATAAGATTAAACTAAATGATATGCCTGGAATAGAAGGTGATGAAAGCAAAGTAATACACGAAATATAG
- a CDS encoding DEAD/DEAH box helicase family protein: MLEDPRSDYKNGVMPELSRVDGIFTKYLPENFKRFEYQEQAILNVKKILEEYGGVFISDVVGLGKPMLQLCLRRNLMDNIFSNFT, from the coding sequence TTGCTTGAAGATCCAAGATCAGATTACAAAAATGGGGTGATGCCAGAGTTATCAAGAGTTGATGGAATATTTACAAAATATTTGCCAGAAAATTTTAAAAGATTTGAATATCAAGAGCAAGCAATTTTAAATGTCAAAAAGATACTGGAAGAGTATGGAGGGGTTTTTATTTCCGATGTAGTAGGTCTCGGAAAACCTATGTTGCAACTATGCTTGCGGCGCAACTTGATGGACAACATTTTTTCTAATTTCACATAG
- a CDS encoding MFS transporter, translated as MKPATVFIVLLGLVSLFSDMTYEAARSITGPFLAFLGTTATVVGFIAGLGEFIGYALRLFSGWLADKTGKYWSIAIAGYLINLLSVPALALVGQWQLAALLIMAERTGKAIRTPSRDAMLSYATVQIGHGCGFGLHEAMDQIGAMVGPLIVAAVFYFHGGYKEAFAVLLIPAAIAITILLFARFLYPSPKDLEIPKLQIETKSLSKVYWLYLIAVALNGAGYADFPLIAYHFKKVATVSEHWIPVFYAMAMGIDALAALIFGYLFDKKGLSILIFSVLISAGFAPFCFLGGFYSALFGMLLWGIGMGAQESIMRAAVAVLVPKEKRGIGYGVFNTGYGLFWFLGSTALGLLYDFSVSALVLFSVLLQLSSIPFLIRVRKMLH; from the coding sequence ATGAAACCTGCAACAGTATTTATTGTTTTACTCGGACTTGTAAGTCTATTTTCTGATATGACCTATGAGGCTGCAAGAAGTATAACAGGTCCTTTTCTTGCTTTTTTAGGTACAACTGCCACTGTGGTTGGATTTATTGCAGGTCTTGGTGAGTTTATTGGATATGCACTCAGACTTTTTTCAGGATGGCTTGCTGACAAAACAGGTAAATACTGGAGTATAGCCATCGCAGGATATTTAATCAATCTTTTGAGCGTTCCTGCTTTGGCTCTTGTTGGACAATGGCAGCTTGCAGCTTTATTAATTATGGCTGAAAGAACTGGGAAGGCAATACGAACTCCCTCAAGAGATGCTATGCTAAGTTATGCTACAGTTCAGATTGGTCATGGATGTGGATTTGGACTTCATGAGGCAATGGATCAGATTGGAGCAATGGTTGGTCCATTGATTGTTGCAGCAGTATTTTATTTTCATGGAGGATACAAAGAAGCTTTTGCAGTATTGCTTATCCCAGCTGCTATTGCAATAACTATATTACTTTTTGCAAGGTTTCTCTATCCATCACCAAAAGACTTAGAAATACCAAAGCTTCAGATAGAAACAAAGAGCTTGAGTAAAGTCTACTGGCTTTATCTCATAGCAGTTGCTTTAAATGGGGCAGGGTATGCTGATTTTCCTTTAATTGCTTACCATTTCAAAAAAGTGGCAACGGTTTCTGAGCATTGGATACCTGTTTTTTATGCTATGGCAATGGGTATTGATGCTCTGGCAGCTTTGATTTTTGGATATCTTTTTGATAAAAAAGGGTTGTCAATACTTATTTTTTCTGTTCTCATCTCAGCAGGTTTTGCTCCGTTTTGTTTTCTTGGTGGATTTTATTCTGCTTTGTTTGGTATGCTACTGTGGGGAATAGGAATGGGAGCTCAGGAGTCTATTATGAGAGCTGCTGTTGCGGTTTTAGTTCCAAAGGAAAAAAGAGGTATTGGATATGGCGTATTCAATACAGGCTATGGTTTATTCTGGTTTTTAGGTAGCACTGCTTTAGGTCTCTTGTACGATTTTTCAGTCTCTGCTTTAGTACTTTTTTCAGTGCTTCTTCAACTTTCCTCCATACCCTTTCTTATCAGAGTAAGAAAAATGTTACACTAA
- a CDS encoding LeoA/HP0731 family dynamin-like GTPase — MDNIADITDREDFEKNCKIKKEVIKDTIEKLTGNRIEDKLIICLSADPNGMGLDYWFERKEEYREYSNIEALEVLINSVVNEKKENLRKNTIEAVLRDLNIRGLEIIKEKKELIKPNI; from the coding sequence ATGGATAATATTGCTGACATTACGGATAGAGAAGATTTTGAAAAAAATTGTAAAATAAAGAAGGAAGTAATAAAAGATACAATTGAAAAACTTACTGGAAATAGGATAGAAGACAAACTGATAATATGTTTATCTGCAGATCCAAATGGAATGGGCCTGGATTACTGGTTTGAGAGAAAAGAAGAATACCGGGAATATTCAAATATTGAAGCCCTTGAAGTTTTAATAAACAGTGTGGTAAATGAAAAAAAAGAAAACCTCAGGAAAAATACCATTGAAGCAGTATTAAGAGATCTAAATATCAGAGGATTAGAAATCATTAAAGAAAAAAAGGAATTAATAAAACCAAATATTTAA
- a CDS encoding transposase translates to MLYFMSEGHISSSKEAYFRISSYFSRWKIEESYKFMKQQFGIEKCLVRRFESLRTLLGMVSFCWNVLSQIESDVMISKLLEDMAKKREIRQ, encoded by the coding sequence ATGCTTTATTTTATGAGTGAAGGGCATATAAGCAGTAGTAAGGAAGCGTATTTTAGGATTAGCAGTTATTTTTCCAGGTGGAAGATAGAAGAGAGCTATAAGTTTATGAAGCAGCAGTTTGGTATTGAGAAGTGCCTTGTGAGGAGGTTTGAGTCATTGAGGACGTTGTTAGGTATGGTATCTTTTTGCTGGAATGTATTAAGTCAGATAGAATCGGATGTTATGATATCCAAGTTGTTAGAAGATATGGCCAAAAAGAGAGAAATACGACAATGA
- a CDS encoding GTPase: protein MTKEEILKELGREIDTFIEIIKNLDQSSYEFKQCIPDNLHNQLDRVDKELDTVKEQYIELIKEIKTKVQGLVKQLTELNQDWDTLNIAFFGETNAGKSTLIEALICGDGRTIGDGRKDFTRSVSTYNFSNNKIKLNDMPGIEGDESKVIHEI, encoded by the coding sequence ATGACAAAGGAAGAAATCCTAAAAGAGTTAGGGCGTGAGATTGATACTTTTATAGAAATAATAAAAAATTTAGATCAATCTTCCTATGAATTTAAACAATGTATTCCTGATAATCTACATAATCAATTGGATAGAGTTGACAAGGAATTAGATACTGTAAAAGAACAATATATAGAACTTATCAAGGAAATTAAAACCAAAGTTCAAGGTTTAGTTAAGCAATTAACAGAATTAAATCAGGATTGGGATACTTTGAATATTGCATTCTTTGGAGAAACAAATGCTGGAAAAAGCACTTTAATTGAAGCTCTAATATGTGGAGATGGACGAACTATAGGAGATGGAAGAAAGGATTTTACAAGAAGTGTTTCCACATATAATTTTTCAAATAATAAGATTAAACTAAATGATATGCCTGGAATAGAAGGTGATGAAAGCAAAGTAATACACGAAATATAG